A DNA window from Paenibacillus andongensis contains the following coding sequences:
- the tatC gene encoding twin-arginine translocase subunit TatC, with product MTTNEEMSLVEHLGELRKRIMWVLAVLVIGMVGGLISAKPIIRYLKNIPPANSISWNVFSPWDALRLYMNFGLAVGILITLPVILYHIWAFVKPGLREAEQKASIIYIPYAFLLFLGGLSFGYWVVFPMAFYFTSSISHSLDITEMYGAAQYFTFMFNIILPLAITFEMPIVVMFLTKIRLLNPKLLHKFRRYAYMLLVILSTVITPPDAISAILVALPLIVLYEFSVFMSGFIYRKQLAKDAEWEREFGPK from the coding sequence ATGACAACGAACGAAGAAATGTCACTCGTAGAACACCTTGGTGAGCTGCGCAAACGAATCATGTGGGTACTGGCAGTCCTGGTCATAGGGATGGTAGGCGGATTAATCAGCGCGAAGCCGATCATTCGTTACCTCAAAAACATTCCGCCTGCTAATAGCATTAGTTGGAACGTTTTTTCCCCGTGGGATGCCCTGCGCTTATATATGAATTTTGGATTGGCCGTAGGGATTCTGATTACCCTCCCGGTTATTCTTTATCATATATGGGCGTTTGTTAAGCCAGGCTTGCGTGAGGCTGAGCAGAAGGCTTCGATTATTTATATTCCTTATGCGTTTTTGCTATTTTTGGGAGGTCTTTCCTTCGGGTATTGGGTTGTTTTTCCGATGGCCTTTTACTTTACTTCCTCCATTAGCCATAGTCTCGATATCACGGAGATGTATGGCGCAGCACAATATTTTACATTCATGTTCAACATTATTCTTCCGCTGGCCATTACGTTTGAAATGCCTATTGTCGTGATGTTCCTCACGAAGATTCGCCTTTTGAATCCGAAGCTTCTGCACAAGTTCAGGAGATATGCGTACATGCTGCTCGTTATTCTGTCTACGGTAATTACACCGCCAGATGCGATATCGGCTATATTAGTGGCTTTGCCGCTTATTGTTTTGTATGAATTTAGCGTATTTATGTCGGGATTCATCTATCGCAAACAGTTGGCGAAGGATGCTGAGTGGGAGCGGGAGTTTGGTCCTAAATAA